The proteins below are encoded in one region of Halichoerus grypus chromosome X, mHalGry1.hap1.1, whole genome shotgun sequence:
- the RP2 gene encoding protein XRP2 — MGCFFSNRRKAEKESQPEGGEERPKQYSWDQREKVDPKDYMFSGLKDETVGRLPGQVAGQQFLIQDCENCNIYIFDHSATITIDDCTNCVIFLGPVKGSVFFRNCRDCKCTLACQQFRVRDCRKLEVFLCCATQPIIESSTNIKFGCFQWYYPELAFQFKDAGLSIFNNTWSNIHDFTPVSGELNWSLLPENAVVQDHVPLPTTEELKAVRVSTEANRSIVPVSRGQRQKSSDESCLVVLFAGDYTIANARKLIDEMVGKGFFLVQTKEVSMKAEDAQRVFGEKAPDFLPLLNKGPVIALEFNGDGAVEGCQLIVNEIFNGTKMFVSESKETASADVDSFYNFADIQMGI, encoded by the exons GTTGATCCAAAAGACTACATGTTCAGTGGCCTGAAGGATGAAACAGTAGGTCGCCTACCTGGCCAAGTGGCAGGACAACAGTTTCTCATTCAAGACTGTGAGAACTGTAACATCTACATCTTTGATCACTCTGCTACAATTACTATCGACGACTGTACTAACTGCGTAATTTTTCTGGGACCTGTGAAAGGCAGTGTGTTTTTCCGGAATTGCAGAGATTGCAAGTGCACGTTAGCCTGCCAACAGTTTCGTGTGAGGGATTGTAGAAAGCTGGAAGTCTTTTTGTGCTGTGCCACTCAACCCATCATTGAGTCTTCCACAAACATCAAGTTTGGCTGCTTCCAATGGTACTACCCTGAATTAGCGTTCCAGTTCAAAGATGCAGGGCTAAGTATCTTCAATAATACCTGGAGCAACATTCATGACTTTACACCTGTGTCAGGAGAACTCAACTGGAGCCTTCTTCCAGAGAATGCTGTAGTGCAAGACCATGTTCCTCTACCTACTACCGAAGAGCTCAAAGCTGTCCGAGTTTCCACAGAAGCCAATAGAAGTATTGTTCCAGTATCTCGGGGTCAGAGACAGAAGAGCAGCGATGAGTCATGCTTAGTGGTATTATTTGCTGGTGATTACACTATTGCAAATGCCAGAAAACTAATTGATGag aTGGTCGGTAAAGGCTTTTTCCTAGTTCAGACAAAGGAAGTGTCAATGAAAGCCGAGGATGCTCAAAGGGTTTTTGGGGAAAAAGCACCtgacttccttcctcttctgaaCAAAG GTCCTGTTATTGCCTTGGAGTTTAATGGAGATGGAGCTGTAGAAGGATGCCAGCTTATTGTCAATGAGATATTCAATGGGACCAAG atgttTGTATCAGAAAGCAAGGAGACAGCATCTGCAGATGTAGACAGCTTCTACAACTTTGCTGACATACAGATGGGAATATGA